The following is a genomic window from Streptomyces lincolnensis.
GGTTGAGGCCCACCGTCTCCAGCAGTTCCTGGACGCGCTTCTTATGGCCCTGGGACGGGTTGATGCCGTTGAGCCGCATCGGTGTCTCGACGATGGTGCCGACCGTGTGCCGGGGGTTCAGCGAGCCGTACGGGTCCTGGAAGATCATCTGGAGGTTCCGGCGGGCCTCCTTCAGCCGTGCCTCGGGGGTGTGGGTGATGTCCTCGCCGTCGAACAGGACGGTGCCGGCGGTGGGTTCCAGCAGCCGGGTGACCAGCCGGCCGGTGGTCGACTTGCCGCAGCCGGACTCGCCGACCAGGCCCAGCGACCGGCCGGCCCCGACGCTGAAGTCGACGCCGTCGACGGCCCGTACGGCTCCGATCTGCCGCTGGAAGACGATGCCGTGCCGGATGGGGAAGTGCTTGGTGAGACCGCGGACCTCCAGCAGGTTCTCGCCGGCCGGGGGCCCGTCGGCGGGAACGGCGGTGTGTCCGGGAAGGGGCTGGGTGCTGCTCACGGCATGCTCCTGTTCGTCCGCCGCCGTCACCGGCGCCGTCACTGGGCGGTCCTGCGGCCGCGGATCTCCTGCTTGGTCTCCGCGGTGAGATGGCAGGCCGCGATGTGCCGGTCGGTGCCCGCCACCGCCAGCAGTTCGGGCCGCTCCACCGCGCAGAGACCGTCGGGCACCCAGCCCTTGAAGGTGCAGCGCGGGTGGAAGGCGCAGCCGCTCGGCAGGTCGATCAGGCTCGGCGGGGATCCGGCGATCGGGTTCAGCCGCCGGTCCACGTCCCCGGCGATGTGCGGCATCGACTCCAACAGGCCCCAGGTGTAGGGGTGTTCGGGCTGGGTGAGGACGTCCCGCACACTGCCGTACTCGATGCGGCGGCCGCCGTACATCACCAGGATGTCGTCGGCGATGTCGGCCACCACCCCGAGATCGTGGGTGATGAGGATGACGGCGGAGCCGAACTCCTCCTGGAGATCGCGGATCAGGTCCAGGATCTGCGCCTGGACGGTGACGTCGAGGGCCGTGGTGGGTTCGTCGGCGATGAGCAGTGCGGGGTCGCAGACCAGCGCCATGGCGATCATGGCGCGCTGCCGCATACCGCCGGAGAACTGGTGCGGATAGTCCTTCGCCCGGCGGTCGGGCTGCGGGATACCGACCCGTTTCAGCATCTCCACGGCCCGGTCGCGGGCCTCCTTCCTGGAGACCTTGTGGTGCACCTGGTACGCCTCGGCGATCTGGGCGCCGACGGTGAAGTACGGGTGCAGGGCGGACAGCGGGTCCTGGAAGATCATGGAGACCGTCCGGCCGCGCAGCTCGCGCATGTCGTGCTCCGGGAGGGCGACAAGGTCCCGGCCCTCCAGCCGGATCTCGCCGGAGACCTGGGCGCGGGTGCCCTTGTGCAGGCCCAGCAGAGCCAGCGAGGTCACCGACTTCCCCGAACCGGACTCACCGACGATGCCGAGGGTGCGCCCCTTCTCCAAGGCGAAGGAGACGCCGTCGACGGACTTCACGATCCCGTCCTCGGTCGGGAAGTGCACCCGCAGATCGCGTACGTCGAGGAAGGGGGCGGACGCCGGGGCGACCTCCGCGGGGTGGGGAGATGTCTGGAGGGACACGGGACTTTCCTTAGAGAACGAAACGGGCCTCAGGCGAGGCGGACACGGGGGTCGACCAGGCCGTAGACCACGTCGACGACCACGTTGGCCAGGACGACGAACGTGGCGGCGAAGAGAGTGGTGCCGAGGATCACCGGCAGATCGGAGTTCTGCACCGAGTCCACCGCGAGCTTGCCGATGCCGTTGATGCCGAACACCGACTCGGTGATGACCGCGGAGCCGCCGATGAGGGAGCCGACGTCCATGCCGAAGATCGTGATGATCGGCGTGATCGCGGCCCGCAGTCCGTGCTTGAGGACGACCTTGCGGGCCGGCAGTCCCTTGGCGCGGGCGGTGCGCATGTAGTCCTCGGCGAAGACCTCCAGCATGGAGGAGCGGGTGAGGCGGGTGTACATCGCGAGGTAGACGATGACCAGCGTGGCCCAGGGCAGGATGAGCCCCTGGAACCAGGCGGCCGGGTCCTGGGTGATCGGGGTGTAGCCGGAGGCGGGCAGGATCTGCCACTTGTCCACGAACACGTACAGCAGCAGCAGACCGATGAAGTAGATCTGCACGGAGACACCGACGAGCGCCAGTCCCACGGCCGCCTTGTCGGCCGCCCTCCCCCGGCGGACCGCGGCCACCATGCCGAGGCCGACACCGAGGATCACGAAGGCCACGGCGGCGCCGAGACCGAGGGAGAGGTCGGCGGGGAAGTCGCTGAGCAGGGTGGTCAGGACCGGGGTGTCGGTCTGGAAGGAGATGCCGAGGCAGGGCGCGCCGCAGTGCACACGCACGCTCTGGTCGCCGTAGTCGCGGCCGAGGAACAGTCCCTTGAAGAACTCCCAGAACTGGGCGAGGAAACTCCGGTCGAGGCCCAGCGAGTGCTTGATCTCCACCAGCCGGGAGGGCGAACAGGTCTTTCCGCAGGCCAGGAGGGCGGGATCGGAGGGCAGCGCGTAGAAGATGACGAAGGTGATCACCGTGATCACCAGCAGGATCACGGCCGCCGCCAGCAGGCGTCGGATGAAGTAGCGAAGCATGTCGTGCCGGGCCCTGACGTGAGAGGGGGTGCCCGCCGGCCGGGGCGCGCCGGCGGGCCTTGAGAGGGAGCGTCAGCTCTTGACGTAGACGTGCACCAGGCTCGGCTCGGCGACGACCGCGTCCGGGATGACCCCGCCGACCTTGGAGCCCGCCAGTTCCGTGAACTTCATGTACATCAGCGGCACCGCGGAGGCCTGCTTCAGGATCTGCTCGTCCAGGTCCCCGTAGGCGGCGTTGGCCTTGGTGAGATCGGTCATCTTGGCGATCTTGTCGATCTGGGCGTTGATCTGAGGGTCGTTGAGGTACGACAGGTCCTGGTTGGACTGCGGCAGCTTCGCGATCTGCCGTCCGTCGAACAGGACGGGCAGCACGGTGGAGGCGTTCGGCCAGTCCGCGATCCAGTCCATCCACGTCAGGTCGTACTGGTTCTTCACGTTGTCCACGGTGCTGAAGTAGTTCGCCGCGTCGATCGGGGTGATGTTGACCGTGATCCCGATCTTTCCGAGCGAGGTCTTGACCGCGTCGGCGAAGTGCTCCTCGGTGGTGGTGTTCTCCACCGCCAGCGACATGGTGAGCTTCGGGTTCCCGGCCTGCTTCATCAGCGCCTTGGCCTTGGTCACGTCACCGGCGGGGTTGCTGCTGTAGAGGTTGAACTTCTTGTAGCCGCCGATGCCGGGGCTCAGCATCGTGCTGGCGTAGTCGCCGTACGCCGAGCCGCCGAAGGCGCCGCGGGCGGTGGTCTTGTCGATCGCGTACTCGATCGCCTGGCGGACCTTCAGGTCCTTGACCCGGGTCGTGTTGATCGCCATGTAGTTGATGCCCGGAGCCGGGATCTTGTAGTAACGCGACTTCAGGGACGGGTCGTTGCCGATCGTCGTCAGGTCGGAGCCCGCGATCGGCCACTGCATGATCGAGGTCTGGGCGGTGCCCGCGTCGGACTTGATCTGCTGGTCGATGGCGGACTGGTCCTGGCCGAACTTCACGTCGATCTCGTTGACGTTCTGCTCGCGGATCGGGTCGGTCGACTG
Proteins encoded in this region:
- a CDS encoding ABC transporter substrate-binding protein, whose product is MTRRTRLTGLTAIAVAIALGATACGGSSSTTGSGSPTKGGTLTVLDHADFDHLDPQRIYTTEGESMAQEFVRTLTGWDETGSQPKLVGDLATDAGTPSKGATVWTFHLRHGVKWQDGTAVTAQDVKYGVERTFSPDINGGPPYASQWLVGGSTYKGPYQGKELGSIQTPDQYTIVFHLSQPVADFNQTTAMPGWSAVPKAHDTGSTYDTHVWSDGPYMFKSYAKNKELVLVRNTHWTQSTDPIREQNVNEIDVKFGQDQSAIDQQIKSDAGTAQTSIMQWPIAGSDLTTIGNDPSLKSRYYKIPAPGINYMAINTTRVKDLKVRQAIEYAIDKTTARGAFGGSAYGDYASTMLSPGIGGYKKFNLYSSNPAGDVTKAKALMKQAGNPKLTMSLAVENTTTEEHFADAVKTSLGKIGITVNITPIDAANYFSTVDNVKNQYDLTWMDWIADWPNASTVLPVLFDGRQIAKLPQSNQDLSYLNDPQINAQIDKIAKMTDLTKANAAYGDLDEQILKQASAVPLMYMKFTELAGSKVGGVIPDAVVAEPSLVHVYVKS
- a CDS encoding ABC transporter ATP-binding protein is translated as MSLQTSPHPAEVAPASAPFLDVRDLRVHFPTEDGIVKSVDGVSFALEKGRTLGIVGESGSGKSVTSLALLGLHKGTRAQVSGEIRLEGRDLVALPEHDMRELRGRTVSMIFQDPLSALHPYFTVGAQIAEAYQVHHKVSRKEARDRAVEMLKRVGIPQPDRRAKDYPHQFSGGMRQRAMIAMALVCDPALLIADEPTTALDVTVQAQILDLIRDLQEEFGSAVILITHDLGVVADIADDILVMYGGRRIEYGSVRDVLTQPEHPYTWGLLESMPHIAGDVDRRLNPIAGSPPSLIDLPSGCAFHPRCTFKGWVPDGLCAVERPELLAVAGTDRHIAACHLTAETKQEIRGRRTAQ
- a CDS encoding ABC transporter permease, with product MLRYFIRRLLAAAVILLVITVITFVIFYALPSDPALLACGKTCSPSRLVEIKHSLGLDRSFLAQFWEFFKGLFLGRDYGDQSVRVHCGAPCLGISFQTDTPVLTTLLSDFPADLSLGLGAAVAFVILGVGLGMVAAVRRGRAADKAAVGLALVGVSVQIYFIGLLLLYVFVDKWQILPASGYTPITQDPAAWFQGLILPWATLVIVYLAMYTRLTRSSMLEVFAEDYMRTARAKGLPARKVVLKHGLRAAITPIITIFGMDVGSLIGGSAVITESVFGINGIGKLAVDSVQNSDLPVILGTTLFAATFVVLANVVVDVVYGLVDPRVRLA